A window from Thermomonas aquatica encodes these proteins:
- the creB gene encoding two-component system response regulator CreB — MPTTTTILLAEDEHAIAETVLYALRAEGYAAEHLLLGGQVLPRLRRGGIDLVILDVGLPDASGFDVCRALRKESEVPVLFLTARDAELDRVLGLELGGDDYMAKPFSPRELVARVRARLRRQVAADDGGWRRLGRFELDAAGHRVRFDGVLLDLTRYEFGLLEALLARPGAVLDRARLMDRVWGDALESGERTVDTHVKTVRAKLRVIAPEADPIRTVRGLGYSVHIDG, encoded by the coding sequence ATGCCGACGACAACGACTATCCTGCTGGCCGAAGACGAGCACGCCATCGCCGAGACCGTGCTCTACGCGCTGCGTGCCGAAGGCTATGCCGCCGAACACCTGCTGCTGGGCGGCCAGGTGCTGCCGCGGCTGCGGCGCGGCGGGATCGACCTGGTGATCCTCGACGTCGGTTTGCCGGACGCCAGCGGCTTCGATGTCTGCCGCGCGCTGCGCAAGGAAAGCGAGGTGCCGGTGCTGTTCCTGACCGCGCGCGATGCCGAACTCGACCGCGTGCTGGGGCTGGAACTGGGCGGCGACGACTACATGGCCAAGCCGTTCTCGCCGCGCGAGCTGGTGGCGCGGGTGCGTGCGCGGCTGCGCCGGCAGGTGGCCGCGGACGATGGTGGCTGGCGCCGGCTGGGGCGTTTCGAGCTGGACGCGGCCGGGCACCGGGTCCGCTTCGACGGCGTGCTGCTGGACCTGACCCGCTACGAATTCGGCCTGCTGGAAGCCCTGCTGGCGCGGCCCGGCGCGGTGCTGGACCGCGCGCGGCTGATGGACCGGGTGTGGGGCGACGCACTGGAATCCGGCGAACGCACCGTCGATACCCACGTGAAGACGGTCCGCGCGAAGTTGCGCGTCATCGCGCCCGAGGCCGACCCGATCCGCACGGTGCGCGGGCTTGGCTATTCGGTCCATATCGATGGCTGA
- the creC gene encoding two-component system sensor histidine kinase CreC: protein MKIGLRVLLGYFLIVALAALLVGKVFVEQVKPGVRQAMEGTLIDTANTLAELATDDMLAGRIADGPFAKRMHAVYARKVGADIWGFSKDRSGFRITVTDVRGIVVFDSEGKDLGRDNSRWNDVYRTLRGQYGARSTRSDANDPDSTVMHVAAPIRDALGRIIGVLSVAKPNRAMAPFIARSQKIVARWGFVLMGTALLVGVLAAWWLSRQLGALRRYADAVAAGERAPAPAAAGEFGDLGRALHDMREKLEGKQYVEQYVHALTHELKSPLAAIRGATELLEQPLPEADRRRFVASIAAQGERMAQMVDKLLALAAVEHRQRIEQPQALDAAVLLHEAVDAVRAHAEGVGIDMRVDAADGLALAGDAFLIRQALVNLLDNALDFAPRGSTVEVRASRDGDALRFEVADRGPGVPDYARERVFERFYSLPRPGGGSRSSGLGLPFVAQVAELHGGRAELREREGGGTVALLSLPG, encoded by the coding sequence ATGAAGATCGGCCTGCGCGTGCTGCTGGGTTACTTCCTGATTGTCGCGCTGGCGGCGCTGCTGGTCGGCAAGGTGTTCGTCGAACAGGTCAAGCCTGGCGTGCGCCAGGCGATGGAAGGCACCCTGATCGACACCGCCAACACACTGGCGGAGCTGGCGACCGACGACATGCTGGCCGGGCGCATCGCCGATGGTCCGTTCGCGAAGCGGATGCATGCGGTGTATGCGCGCAAGGTCGGCGCCGACATCTGGGGCTTTTCCAAGGACCGCAGCGGTTTCCGCATCACGGTGACCGACGTGCGCGGGATCGTGGTGTTCGATTCCGAGGGCAAGGACCTGGGCCGCGACAACTCGCGCTGGAACGACGTGTATCGCACCCTGCGCGGGCAGTACGGCGCGCGTTCCACCCGCAGTGATGCGAATGATCCCGACAGCACGGTGATGCACGTGGCCGCGCCGATCCGCGATGCGCTGGGCCGCATCATCGGCGTGCTGAGCGTGGCCAAGCCGAACCGGGCGATGGCGCCGTTCATCGCCCGCAGCCAGAAGATCGTCGCGCGCTGGGGCTTCGTGCTGATGGGCACGGCGCTGCTGGTCGGCGTGCTGGCGGCGTGGTGGCTGTCGCGCCAGCTCGGCGCGCTGCGGCGTTATGCGGATGCGGTGGCGGCCGGCGAACGCGCACCGGCACCCGCCGCCGCCGGCGAATTCGGCGACCTCGGCCGCGCGTTGCACGACATGCGCGAGAAACTGGAAGGCAAGCAGTACGTCGAACAGTACGTGCATGCGCTGACCCACGAACTGAAGAGCCCGCTGGCGGCGATCCGCGGCGCCACGGAATTGCTGGAGCAGCCGCTGCCGGAGGCCGATCGCCGGCGCTTCGTCGCCAGCATCGCCGCGCAGGGCGAGCGGATGGCGCAGATGGTGGACAAGCTGCTCGCGCTGGCGGCGGTCGAGCATCGGCAGCGGATCGAACAGCCGCAGGCGCTGGACGCGGCGGTGTTGCTGCACGAGGCCGTCGATGCGGTGCGCGCGCATGCGGAGGGCGTGGGGATCGACATGCGGGTCGATGCTGCGGATGGCCTGGCGCTCGCCGGCGATGCCTTCCTGATTCGGCAGGCGTTGGTGAACCTGCTCGACAACGCGCTGGATTTCGCGCCGCGCGGATCGACGGTGGAGGTGCGCGCATCGCGCGACGGCGACGCGCTGCGTTTCGAGGTGGCCGATCGCGGCCCCGGCGTGCCGGACTACGCGCGCGAACGCGTGTTCGAGCGCTTCTACTCGCTGCCGCGCCCGGGCGGCGGCAGCCGCAGCAGTGGGTTGGGCCTGCCGTTCGTGGCGCAGGTGGCCGAATTGCATGGTGGGCGCGCCGAGCTTCGCGAACGCGAAGGCGGCGGAACGGTCGCGCTGCTGTCGCTGCCGGGCTGA
- a CDS encoding 23S rRNA (adenine(2030)-N(6))-methyltransferase RlmJ yields the protein MNYRHAFHAGNHADVLKHVVLLALCDALTAKPAACFALDTHGSRGLYKLDGEAAQKTGEAQDGIARLLAEAPRNPAIQRYLAAIKACRQQHGAHAYPGSPWLLAHALREQDRIAACELHPEEANVLRDNFAGDPRIAVHARDGYAAVKALLPPKHGTVKFARGLVLIDPPYEAQLDEFDAALAAIREALARWPQGMLALWYPIKLRRALQPFYRKAAALDAKSALVLELLVRPDDSPLRMNGSGMLLLNAPWQFDAAMAPALDAMRAALGEAGAASRSEWLRSPA from the coding sequence ATGAACTACCGCCACGCCTTCCATGCCGGCAACCACGCCGACGTGCTCAAGCATGTCGTGCTGCTCGCCCTGTGCGACGCCCTGACCGCCAAGCCCGCCGCCTGCTTCGCCCTGGATACCCACGGCAGCCGCGGCCTGTACAAGCTGGACGGCGAGGCCGCGCAGAAGACCGGCGAGGCGCAGGACGGCATCGCCCGCCTGCTGGCCGAGGCGCCGCGCAATCCCGCGATCCAGCGCTACCTGGCCGCGATCAAGGCCTGCCGCCAGCAGCACGGCGCGCATGCCTATCCCGGCTCGCCGTGGCTGCTCGCCCATGCGCTGCGCGAGCAGGACCGGATCGCCGCCTGCGAGCTGCACCCCGAGGAAGCCAATGTGCTGCGCGACAACTTCGCCGGCGATCCACGCATCGCGGTGCATGCGCGCGACGGCTATGCCGCGGTCAAGGCCCTGCTGCCGCCGAAGCACGGGACGGTGAAATTCGCCCGCGGCCTGGTCCTCATCGACCCGCCCTACGAGGCGCAACTGGACGAATTCGACGCCGCCCTCGCCGCCATCCGCGAAGCGCTGGCGCGCTGGCCGCAGGGGATGCTCGCGCTGTGGTACCCGATCAAGCTGCGCCGCGCCCTGCAGCCGTTCTACCGCAAGGCCGCCGCGCTCGATGCCAAATCCGCGCTGGTACTGGAACTGCTGGTGCGGCCGGACGATTCGCCGCTGCGCATGAACGGCAGCGGGATGTTGCTGCTCAACGCGCCCTGGCAGTTCGATGCGGCGATGGCGCCGGCGCTGGACGCCATGCGCGCCGCATTGGGCGAAGCCGGGGCGGCATCGCGGAGCGAGTGGCTGCGCAGCCCGGCCTGA